The Neobacillus sp. OS1-2 genome includes a window with the following:
- a CDS encoding alpha/beta hydrolase encodes MNTKSVKLSDATIGYVDQGEGNPIVLLHGFCGSSRYWEKVIPELSKSYRVIALDLPGHGESSMGKDGYSIEDYADNIKGLLDQLHIQKVTMFGHSLGGYITLAFAEKYSGHLNGFSLVHSTAFPDSDEAKKGRMANVEKVNIEGIKVLIDGLVPKLFSPENVEQDYVNTAIEIGYSTSPRGAISALTAMKNRMDRNHVLKTTSLPVLLLAGEQDQIIPAEKTFSVSGDNIQQKIVKNAGHMSMYENHQDLILEIQEYLARI; translated from the coding sequence ATGAATACAAAAAGTGTTAAATTGTCAGATGCAACAATTGGGTATGTTGACCAGGGTGAAGGGAACCCGATCGTTTTGCTCCACGGTTTTTGTGGAAGCTCCCGTTATTGGGAAAAAGTGATTCCTGAACTTTCAAAATCCTATCGCGTAATCGCACTAGACCTACCTGGGCATGGGGAATCAAGTATGGGAAAGGATGGTTACTCAATTGAGGATTATGCGGACAATATTAAGGGACTTTTAGATCAGTTACATATCCAAAAGGTAACGATGTTTGGCCATTCATTAGGGGGCTATATTACTCTTGCGTTTGCTGAAAAATATAGTGGCCATTTAAATGGGTTCTCACTTGTCCATTCAACAGCATTTCCTGATTCAGATGAGGCGAAAAAGGGAAGAATGGCAAACGTAGAAAAGGTAAACATTGAGGGAATAAAAGTCCTTATCGATGGATTAGTACCAAAGCTGTTTTCACCAGAAAACGTAGAACAAGATTATGTAAATACAGCTATAGAAATAGGATACTCAACTTCTCCACGAGGCGCCATTAGTGCATTAACTGCGATGAAGAATCGGATGGATCGCAATCATGTGTTAAAAACGACTTCATTGCCCGTGCTTTTACTAGCAGGTGAACAGGATCAAATCATACCAGCTGAGAAAACATTTTCAGTGAGCGGAGACAATATCCAACAAAAGATAGTAAAAAATGCTGGACATATGAGTATGTATGAAAACCATCAAGATCTGATTTTAGAAATACAGGAATATCTGGCAAGAATTTAG
- a CDS encoding esterase, whose product MKVNAPMIYELRRPEQLDPEKRYPALFLMHGIGSNEQNMLQMVKGLEDKFFIFSIRGHLPQPPGYAYFTIQGYGKPHREVFDEGISRLTSFIDYALEKYPVDASRLFLLGFSQGAILSMTLGLTLGDRIKGIVALSGYIPAFVKEEYTIKPVEDLSLFISHGEMDQVLPFEWGVANHEYFRGLGAEVTFNTYQEGHTVSLKNHQDFINWLFKQLEN is encoded by the coding sequence ATGAAAGTGAATGCACCGATGATTTATGAACTTCGCAGGCCTGAACAACTTGATCCCGAAAAAAGGTATCCCGCGCTTTTCTTAATGCATGGGATTGGCAGTAATGAACAGAATATGTTGCAAATGGTAAAAGGTTTAGAAGATAAGTTTTTTATTTTTAGTATTCGTGGCCACCTTCCGCAGCCACCTGGTTATGCCTATTTTACGATTCAAGGGTATGGGAAACCGCATCGGGAAGTGTTCGATGAGGGAATTAGCAGGCTAACGAGTTTTATCGACTATGCATTGGAGAAATATCCAGTGGATGCAAGTCGATTATTTTTACTTGGCTTCAGTCAAGGGGCCATCCTTTCAATGACCTTAGGATTGACGTTAGGAGATCGGATTAAGGGTATTGTTGCACTAAGTGGATACATCCCAGCTTTTGTTAAAGAAGAGTACACCATTAAACCTGTTGAAGATTTATCCCTATTCATCTCTCATGGGGAAATGGATCAGGTACTTCCGTTTGAATGGGGTGTAGCTAATCATGAGTATTTTCGTGGGTTGGGGGCAGAAGTTACATTTAATACCTATCAAGAAGGACATACGGTTTCTTTAAAGAATCACCAAGATTTTATAAATTGGCTATTTAAGCAATTGGAAAACTAA
- a CDS encoding rhodanese-related sulfurtransferase: MNQEFRVLLYYKYVPIENPEECANEHRQFCHDLGLKGRIIIAAEGINGTVSGTIEQTDAYMKYMEEHPLFAGTIFKIDEATEHAFKKMKVRYRPELVTLRLEDDVDPNVVTGKHLKPKEFFEEMQKDDTVVIDARNDYEFDLGHFKGAVRPDILNFRDLPEWIRENKQAFEGKKILTYCTGGIRCEKFSGWLLKEGFEDVSQLEGGIVTYGKDPEVQGELWDGQLYVFDERISVPVNQKEHIVVGKDYYTGEPCERYVNCANPECNKKILCSEENEHKHLRSCSHECRVHPRNRYVAQHGLSEEEVNERLMALEKEVTM; the protein is encoded by the coding sequence ATGAATCAAGAATTTAGAGTGTTATTGTATTATAAATATGTACCAATTGAGAATCCTGAAGAATGTGCGAATGAGCATCGTCAATTTTGTCATGATTTAGGTTTAAAAGGACGGATTATCATCGCCGCAGAAGGAATTAATGGAACGGTGTCAGGCACCATTGAACAAACTGATGCCTATATGAAATACATGGAGGAACACCCATTATTTGCAGGAACTATTTTTAAAATAGATGAAGCTACTGAGCATGCCTTTAAGAAAATGAAGGTGCGTTATAGACCTGAGCTTGTTACATTACGATTGGAAGATGATGTGGATCCGAATGTGGTAACCGGTAAACATTTGAAACCAAAGGAATTTTTCGAAGAGATGCAAAAAGATGATACCGTCGTGATTGATGCCCGTAATGATTATGAATTTGACCTCGGTCATTTTAAAGGTGCTGTTAGACCGGATATTTTGAATTTCCGCGATCTTCCGGAATGGATCCGTGAAAACAAGCAGGCATTTGAGGGTAAAAAGATTCTCACGTATTGTACGGGTGGAATTCGCTGTGAAAAATTTTCCGGCTGGCTATTGAAAGAAGGCTTTGAAGATGTATCACAGCTTGAGGGCGGCATTGTCACCTACGGAAAAGATCCTGAAGTTCAGGGTGAATTATGGGATGGGCAACTGTATGTGTTTGATGAGCGGATTAGTGTCCCAGTGAATCAAAAAGAGCATATAGTGGTAGGAAAAGATTATTACACAGGTGAGCCGTGTGAACGTTATGTGAACTGTGCCAATCCAGAATGTAATAAAAAGATTCTTTGCTCTGAGGAAAATGAACATAAACATTTACGCAGCTGTTCACATGAGTGCAGAGTTCACCCGCGCAACCGCTACGTTGCTCAGCATGGTTTGAGTGAAGAAGAAGTAAATGAAAGATTAATGGCACTTGAAAAAGAAGTAACCATGTAA
- a CDS encoding DUF4129 domain-containing protein, translated as MVDVKKARDDLENILNTKEYTVYNEHKGFIQTWWEHAKQWLAEQLGRLFPALHSGSSASGPILIAIILIVLIFFGLFVFIFIRNTRRNGKLRKQKPLQLLKEINWTYGRHLDEAGKYESSADFSLSTRHLFLALLLYLHDQGWLEARIWKTNWDYFEELRKVDQQHAQQFYRIAHFFDEVTYGERTVSKEEYVQFKQQAMIWLGERGKRIVDEINSKR; from the coding sequence ATGGTAGATGTAAAAAAGGCACGAGATGACCTTGAAAATATATTAAATACGAAAGAATATACCGTCTACAATGAACATAAGGGGTTTATCCAAACATGGTGGGAACATGCTAAGCAATGGCTGGCTGAACAACTGGGAAGATTGTTCCCGGCCCTTCATTCGGGTAGCAGCGCTTCCGGGCCAATCTTAATCGCAATCATTTTGATTGTTCTTATTTTTTTCGGCTTATTTGTCTTTATCTTTATTCGAAATACAAGAAGGAATGGAAAGCTCCGTAAACAAAAGCCGCTTCAATTGTTGAAGGAAATCAATTGGACATATGGGCGGCATCTTGATGAGGCTGGAAAATATGAGTCTTCTGCAGATTTTTCACTTTCAACCCGTCATTTGTTTTTAGCCTTGCTCCTTTATCTGCATGACCAAGGATGGCTTGAGGCAAGAATTTGGAAAACCAATTGGGATTACTTCGAAGAGCTCCGAAAAGTAGATCAACAACATGCACAGCAATTTTACCGTATTGCCCACTTCTTTGATGAAGTGACGTACGGGGAACGAACGGTGAGTAAAGAGGAATACGTTCAATTTAAACAGCAAGCAATGATCTGGCTTGGTGAAAGGGGGAAGAGAATAGTCGATGAAATCAACAGCAAAAGGTAA
- a CDS encoding FeoB small GTPase domain-containing protein: MRNEFRIALAGNPNTGKSTLFNALTGLRQHTGNWAGKTVSLAQGSVTFKDKTFHLIDLPGTYSLFSNSTDEEVARNYIVFEKPDVTLVVLDATSLERNFNLALQVLEMTKNVVVCINLIDIAEQQGIHINERILTNRLGVPVIKISARNKKGFPMLLDTIDRIVSGVIDCNPVQLKYPAEIEEKINKIEPKVREVVGDQISSRWVSLRLLDGDEILLNEIDKRLKQEGGKNEHSRTL; encoded by the coding sequence ATGAGGAATGAGTTTCGAATCGCCTTAGCAGGGAACCCGAATACTGGTAAAAGTACGTTGTTCAATGCCTTAACAGGTCTAAGGCAGCACACCGGAAACTGGGCAGGGAAGACCGTTTCACTCGCGCAAGGAAGTGTTACGTTTAAAGATAAAACCTTTCATCTAATCGATCTGCCAGGTACCTATTCACTTTTTTCCAATTCTACGGATGAAGAAGTAGCAAGGAACTATATCGTATTTGAAAAACCAGATGTGACACTTGTTGTGCTGGATGCAACCTCATTAGAGCGAAATTTTAATCTGGCCTTGCAAGTATTAGAAATGACCAAAAATGTGGTGGTTTGTATAAATTTAATAGATATTGCGGAGCAACAGGGAATCCACATTAATGAGCGGATATTAACGAACCGGTTAGGGGTGCCAGTGATTAAAATTTCAGCCAGAAATAAGAAGGGATTTCCGATGCTTCTCGATACAATCGACCGGATCGTATCAGGGGTAATTGACTGTAACCCCGTTCAGTTGAAGTATCCGGCTGAAATAGAAGAAAAAATTAATAAGATTGAACCAAAAGTACGGGAAGTGGTGGGAGATCAGATATCGTCCCGCTGGGTTTCTTTAAGATTACTCGATGGAGACGAGATATTATTAAATGAAATTGACAAACGATTGAAGCAGGAGGGGGGAAAGAATGAGCATTCACGAACTTTATGA
- a CDS encoding helix-turn-helix domain-containing protein: MDIGSKIRAIRNRKKITIAQMCEGTGLSKGFISNVENNNTSPSISTLQTIATYLDIPLPYLLLEKKQHMQVVRKDERTYSTLNNLKIEHITSKGGLRLTSVEFPPGASIGDAHAHEGEECHLVLEGKVLAEQGEDSFILEQGDSFSWNACVPHTVTNIGNEKAVVLIAVHSDKELNDLL; this comes from the coding sequence ATGGATATTGGTTCAAAAATACGAGCAATACGAAATAGAAAAAAAATCACCATTGCACAAATGTGTGAAGGAACCGGCCTTTCAAAGGGATTTATTAGCAATGTCGAGAATAACAACACCTCCCCATCCATTAGCACACTGCAAACCATTGCAACCTATTTGGATATTCCGCTACCCTATTTGCTGCTTGAAAAGAAACAGCACATGCAGGTTGTTAGAAAAGATGAGAGAACTTATTCTACTTTAAATAATTTGAAGATCGAGCATATTACCTCAAAAGGTGGGCTAAGATTAACAAGTGTGGAGTTTCCACCTGGTGCTTCCATCGGAGATGCACACGCACATGAAGGAGAAGAGTGTCATTTAGTGTTGGAAGGGAAAGTACTTGCGGAACAGGGTGAAGACTCCTTTATTCTGGAACAAGGGGATTCTTTTAGCTGGAACGCATGTGTCCCGCATACTGTGACAAATATCGGAAATGAGAAAGCGGTCGTCCTAATTGCCGTTCATTCTGATAAAGAACTAAATGACCTGTTATAG
- the pepF gene encoding oligoendopeptidase F, giving the protein MPTYTNRNEVPVQEKWDLTDIYADVSKWEEDYQLIEQLAKELKKFDGEIHDGHSLYLYLKQGEELSFHVNKLYAYAMLQVDENTRETAAQALQDRAKQLSVKVSAATSFFMPYLLSLDKDTLQGFIMAEEKLAYFAEDLWESFRYKKHVLSKEQEELLSHLGEALSAPSNTYGMINNADIKFGEVTGEDGEPVELTRGMYAKLIEDENREKRREAYKAYYQPYIHLKNSIASTLSAAIKNNVTLAKVRHYPSALEKALFGDKVPKEVYENLIQTTRNNIAPLHQYTRIRKEKLKVDELRQYDMSVPLVSGVKQVISYEEAYDTMCKALAPLGEEYVSILKEFKDARYIDVRETPGKRSGAYNLGVYGVHPFILLNHQDDLDSLFTLVHECGHGVHSRLSSEHQPQITARYSIFVAEVASTVNEVLLINYLLKIEKDADVRSHLLNHFIDQFKGTFFTQVMFAEFEMKTHELAEKGQPLNVEIFNQTYERLFRDYNGDDIVFDEEVKYGWSRIPHFYRPFYVYKYATGYASAIHLATKILEGDKSTLHSYLEFLKSGSSDYPLELLKKTGVDLTSPDPIENSLRRFGELVEEFSKI; this is encoded by the coding sequence ATGCCCACCTATACAAATAGAAACGAAGTACCTGTCCAAGAAAAATGGGATTTAACGGATATCTATGCAGATGTTAGTAAATGGGAGGAAGATTATCAGTTAATTGAGCAATTGGCGAAGGAATTAAAAAAGTTTGATGGTGAAATTCACGATGGTCATTCTTTATATTTATATCTGAAACAAGGAGAAGAGTTATCCTTCCATGTTAATAAACTGTACGCCTATGCCATGTTGCAGGTAGATGAAAACACCAGGGAAACGGCTGCACAAGCTTTGCAAGACCGGGCCAAACAGCTTAGCGTGAAGGTAAGTGCGGCGACTTCCTTTTTCATGCCCTATTTATTAAGCCTTGATAAAGATACATTGCAAGGTTTTATCATGGCTGAAGAAAAATTAGCATACTTCGCAGAGGATTTATGGGAATCGTTCCGTTACAAGAAACACGTGCTAAGTAAGGAACAGGAAGAGCTTCTTTCGCACCTAGGCGAGGCCCTGTCTGCTCCCAGCAATACTTACGGGATGATCAATAATGCTGACATAAAGTTTGGCGAGGTTACCGGTGAAGACGGTGAACCCGTCGAACTAACCCGGGGGATGTACGCAAAGTTAATAGAGGATGAAAATCGTGAGAAACGCCGGGAGGCATATAAAGCGTACTATCAGCCATATATTCATTTAAAAAATTCAATCGCATCGACACTATCAGCTGCGATTAAAAATAATGTGACATTAGCAAAGGTTCGACACTACCCATCCGCACTGGAAAAGGCCTTATTCGGGGATAAAGTACCAAAAGAAGTTTATGAAAATCTTATTCAAACAACAAGAAACAATATTGCGCCATTACACCAATATACTCGGATCCGAAAAGAAAAGCTTAAAGTAGATGAACTTCGTCAATATGATATGAGTGTTCCACTCGTAAGCGGTGTTAAACAAGTGATTTCTTACGAGGAAGCCTATGACACGATGTGTAAAGCACTAGCACCTTTAGGGGAGGAATATGTTAGTATTCTTAAAGAGTTTAAGGACGCTAGGTATATTGATGTAAGGGAAACTCCTGGTAAGCGATCAGGTGCCTACAATCTAGGAGTGTACGGTGTTCACCCGTTTATTCTTCTCAATCATCAAGACGATTTGGATAGTTTATTCACACTTGTCCATGAATGTGGACATGGTGTTCACAGCCGGTTGAGTTCAGAGCATCAGCCGCAAATTACAGCCCGGTACAGTATCTTTGTGGCAGAGGTCGCTTCCACCGTCAATGAAGTGCTGTTGATTAACTATTTATTAAAAATTGAAAAGGACGCTGACGTTCGCAGCCATTTACTGAACCATTTCATCGATCAATTTAAAGGGACGTTTTTCACCCAAGTGATGTTTGCTGAGTTTGAGATGAAAACACATGAATTGGCTGAAAAGGGACAGCCGTTAAATGTAGAAATATTTAATCAAACCTATGAAAGACTATTCAGGGATTACAATGGCGATGATATCGTCTTCGATGAAGAAGTGAAATATGGCTGGTCAAGAATTCCTCACTTCTACCGCCCATTTTATGTGTATAAGTATGCGACAGGTTATGCTTCTGCCATTCATTTGGCAACCAAGATCCTTGAAGGCGATAAGAGTACATTGCATTCCTATTTGGAGTTTTTAAAAAGCGGGAGCTCGGATTATCCGCTTGAATTGTTAAAAAAGACCGGTGTTGATTTAACAAGCCCAGACCCGATTGAAAATTCCCTCAGACGATTTGGAGAGCTTGTGGAAGAGTTTTCAAAAATATAA
- a CDS encoding class III extradiol ring-cleavage dioxygenase, producing the protein MMPSLFVAHGAPLLAIENNEYTQFLKSLGQTLPRPKAIVLFSAHWESSQQKVSDVDAYSTIYDFGGFDQALYQIKYPAQGNQQISQEIQDLFKANGIPFEVETERGLDHGAWVVLRLLYPNADIPVISMSVNPLLKPEEQYKIGKSLSALRANNMLIIGSGGTVHNLRAVKWADNEIDQWALEFDDWLAHHLQNWDLESLFKYDTLAPNAEYAVPPYGKEHFIPLFYAMGASDGERKATLLHRSFRYGNLSHSVWQFGGSNQQFL; encoded by the coding sequence ATGATGCCATCATTGTTTGTTGCTCATGGAGCACCGTTATTAGCCATTGAAAATAATGAATATACACAATTTTTGAAGTCTCTAGGGCAAACCCTGCCACGTCCAAAGGCAATTGTCTTGTTTTCTGCCCATTGGGAATCCTCTCAGCAAAAAGTAAGTGATGTCGATGCCTACAGCACGATTTATGATTTCGGTGGTTTCGATCAAGCGCTTTATCAGATTAAATATCCGGCACAAGGAAATCAGCAAATTTCACAAGAAATACAGGATCTGTTTAAGGCAAATGGAATACCATTTGAAGTTGAAACTGAACGCGGTCTGGATCATGGTGCATGGGTCGTGCTTCGGTTACTTTATCCAAACGCGGATATTCCAGTCATTTCGATGTCTGTCAATCCTTTGCTTAAACCCGAAGAACAGTATAAAATCGGGAAGTCCTTATCAGCCTTAAGAGCAAATAATATGTTAATTATTGGTAGTGGCGGTACCGTTCATAACCTAAGAGCCGTGAAATGGGCTGATAACGAAATCGACCAATGGGCATTGGAATTCGATGATTGGCTAGCACATCATCTGCAGAATTGGGACTTAGAGTCATTATTCAAGTATGATACACTAGCCCCGAATGCGGAATATGCAGTCCCGCCATATGGAAAGGAACACTTTATTCCGCTTTTCTATGCAATGGGCGCGTCCGATGGCGAGCGAAAAGCAACTTTACTACATCGCAGCTTCCGCTATGGAAACCTAAGTCATAGTGTTTGGCAGTTTGGGGGATCGAATCAGCAATTTTTATAA
- a CDS encoding DUF1292 domain-containing protein: protein MSKIEVGEIFTISDENDDEQEVEVLGVMTIEDTDYVAVGFAEDIKQETEDDIDIFFLKVDADGDFSAIESDEEFDKVSAAFDEMMDEEE from the coding sequence ATGAGTAAAATTGAAGTGGGCGAAATCTTCACAATAAGCGATGAGAATGATGATGAACAAGAAGTAGAAGTGCTCGGAGTCATGACGATTGAGGATACAGACTATGTTGCCGTCGGTTTTGCAGAAGATATTAAACAAGAAACAGAAGACGATATAGATATATTCTTTTTAAAAGTTGATGCCGATGGTGACTTCTCTGCCATTGAAAGTGATGAGGAATTTGATAAGGTTTCTGCCGCGTTTGATGAAATGATGGATGAGGAAGAGTAA
- a CDS encoding glycoside hydrolase family 18 protein, protein MKKRTSLLALTIAITFVGGIITGVALFTNKTSDKTITIGKSPKSAIRPGTKQLPKVEKASSKVVIGYVQDFRDPNVVDYSKLTHVIFSFAHPTKDGGILLNSDAALKNLRTVVADAKKADTKVMLAVGGWFHINGGESYEYFKTAISNPESRTKLVNELTSIADREHLDGIDIDFEHPHSQADAENLAAFAKELSGQLHPKNKELSIAVYSKIHAVTLTEIGFVVYEPSMFQDVDHVNIMAYDGQWDDGYHAANLSPYPFTEKIVNYWADLFDKNNLAKEKLVLGVPFYAQPKDPKVKQVSYGAIVNMDSANAAKDTVSMNGTTYYYNGDATIKKKTNLALEHGFGGMMIWELGLDSQGSHSLTGAIFTTIKNSNYETQKYYTVKKN, encoded by the coding sequence ATGAAAAAGCGAACATCCCTCCTTGCCCTGACAATTGCGATTACCTTCGTGGGAGGAATCATCACGGGTGTAGCACTTTTTACCAATAAAACATCTGATAAAACAATTACTATAGGAAAATCACCTAAATCAGCCATTAGGCCCGGAACAAAACAACTACCAAAAGTGGAAAAAGCTTCATCAAAAGTGGTGATTGGATATGTCCAGGATTTCCGCGACCCGAATGTCGTGGATTATTCCAAATTAACACATGTTATTTTCTCTTTCGCCCATCCTACAAAAGATGGAGGTATCCTGTTAAATAGTGATGCCGCCTTAAAAAACCTAAGAACTGTGGTAGCAGATGCAAAAAAGGCAGACACTAAAGTCATGCTGGCTGTTGGCGGCTGGTTTCACATCAATGGCGGCGAATCCTATGAGTATTTCAAAACGGCGATTTCAAATCCCGAATCTAGGACAAAGCTAGTTAATGAACTTACTAGTATCGCAGATCGAGAGCATCTTGACGGGATCGATATCGATTTTGAACATCCCCATTCACAAGCCGATGCCGAAAATCTTGCAGCCTTCGCAAAAGAATTAAGTGGACAGCTACATCCAAAAAATAAAGAATTATCGATAGCCGTTTATTCAAAAATCCATGCCGTTACCTTAACGGAAATTGGCTTTGTCGTGTATGAGCCATCAATGTTCCAAGATGTTGACCACGTCAATATTATGGCCTATGACGGGCAATGGGATGATGGCTATCACGCTGCTAATCTTTCACCCTATCCATTTACTGAGAAAATCGTAAATTATTGGGCAGATTTGTTTGACAAAAATAATCTGGCAAAAGAAAAATTAGTATTAGGTGTTCCGTTTTATGCCCAGCCGAAAGATCCTAAAGTGAAACAGGTTTCATACGGAGCTATCGTTAACATGGACTCGGCAAATGCCGCAAAGGACACGGTCAGCATGAACGGCACTACCTATTATTATAATGGCGATGCCACAATAAAAAAGAAAACAAATCTTGCACTAGAGCACGGCTTCGGCGGTATGATGATTTGGGAACTTGGACTTGATTCCCAAGGATCACACAGCTTAACGGGAGCTATTTTTACTACAATAAAGAATTCAAATTATGAGACACAAAAATATTATACAGTGAAGAAGAATTAG
- a CDS encoding nucleoside recognition domain-containing protein, with the protein MSIHELYEEAQGLSTTKLRDDIVEHLYSRSHKLCKDGITYTKSKRDARTEKLDAIFTSPIFGFPIMIVMLGVLFYLTIAGANIPSSMLAEFFGFIEGYITTLFTFLHAPDWIHGVLVLGLYRGTTWVISVMLPPMAIFFPTFALLENYGYLPRVAFNMDRLFKRVGAHGKQSLTMAMGFGCNAAAVISTRIIESPRERMLAILTNNFVPCNGRWGTLIVLASLFMAANFTGGLKSLVTTGVIVGIVLFGIIVTFFVSWALSKTALKGIPTHYTLELPPYRKPKIFDTVIRSSVTKSWSVLVRAVKVAAPAAILTWVFANIYIGDTSFLMYAVEFLDPFGKLLGLDGYIMMAFILGLPANEIVLPILLMGYLSTGSLTEVDSLVDLKQIFLDHGWTWLTALNMMLFSLLHYPCGTTLLNIFKETKSKKWTFLAFLIPTVIAILVPLVITQTVKMLGIL; encoded by the coding sequence ATGAGCATTCACGAACTTTATGAAGAGGCTCAGGGCTTGTCAACCACTAAACTAAGGGATGACATTGTTGAACATCTTTATAGCCGCAGCCACAAATTATGCAAAGATGGAATTACCTATACCAAATCGAAACGGGATGCACGGACAGAAAAACTAGATGCAATCTTTACTTCACCGATCTTCGGTTTTCCCATTATGATTGTGATGCTTGGAGTCCTATTTTATTTAACGATTGCAGGTGCAAATATCCCCTCATCGATGCTTGCTGAGTTTTTTGGTTTCATTGAAGGATATATAACCACTTTATTTACATTTCTGCATGCACCGGATTGGATTCACGGTGTCCTTGTTCTTGGGTTATATCGGGGTACGACTTGGGTCATCAGTGTCATGCTTCCGCCAATGGCCATTTTCTTCCCCACCTTTGCTCTTCTCGAGAATTACGGTTATCTACCCCGTGTTGCCTTTAATATGGACCGCTTATTTAAGCGAGTTGGAGCGCACGGGAAGCAATCATTGACGATGGCTATGGGATTCGGCTGTAATGCTGCGGCCGTAATTTCCACGAGAATTATCGAATCACCAAGAGAACGGATGCTTGCGATTCTGACAAACAATTTTGTCCCGTGTAATGGGCGCTGGGGAACATTAATCGTCTTAGCTTCTCTGTTTATGGCAGCTAATTTTACCGGCGGATTAAAATCACTAGTCACTACAGGAGTGATTGTTGGGATTGTTCTCTTTGGAATCATCGTCACTTTCTTTGTTTCCTGGGCACTGTCTAAAACGGCGTTAAAAGGAATTCCTACCCATTATACACTCGAGCTCCCGCCATACCGCAAACCAAAGATTTTTGATACGGTTATTCGTTCTTCAGTGACAAAGTCATGGTCTGTACTAGTCAGGGCGGTTAAAGTAGCCGCTCCTGCTGCCATTCTTACGTGGGTGTTTGCAAACATTTATATTGGGGACACTAGTTTCCTCATGTATGCTGTGGAATTTTTAGACCCATTTGGAAAATTACTTGGTCTTGATGGATATATCATGATGGCGTTTATCCTGGGGCTGCCGGCAAATGAAATTGTTCTGCCGATTCTCTTAATGGGGTATTTATCAACGGGTTCGTTAACTGAGGTTGATAGTTTGGTTGATTTGAAGCAAATCTTCCTTGATCATGGCTGGACATGGCTGACAGCACTAAATATGATGTTGTTTTCGCTCCTTCATTATCCTTGTGGGACGACATTATTGAATATTTTTAAGGAAACGAAGAGTAAAAAATGGACGTTTCTTGCCTTCCTTATTCCAACCGTTATTGCCATCCTTGTTCCGCTTGTTATTACGCAGACCGTGAAAATGCTCGGTATCCTTTGA
- a CDS encoding FeoA family protein: MDKPKIIQLVNGEKGNLIKLTSLNLDGVMRRRLLDLGFVKGAMVEVVRKSPLGDPIAFRVSQTTIALRKEESSRIEGELVSNEE, translated from the coding sequence ATGGATAAACCTAAAATAATTCAATTGGTCAATGGTGAAAAGGGAAATTTAATAAAATTAACCTCATTAAATTTAGATGGCGTGATGAGAAGGAGACTATTAGATTTAGGATTTGTAAAAGGAGCAATGGTAGAGGTTGTCCGTAAAAGTCCGTTAGGAGATCCGATCGCTTTTCGGGTCAGTCAAACGACCATTGCCCTTAGGAAAGAGGAGAGTTCTAGAATAGAAGGGGAGCTGGTTTCGAATGAGGAATGA